The following coding sequences are from one Panicum hallii strain FIL2 chromosome 5, PHallii_v3.1, whole genome shotgun sequence window:
- the LOC112895574 gene encoding phosphatidylinositol 4-kinase gamma 1-like: protein MAIAVGRFHDVDPHDVRSRHCRLHSVAQLDSPLLDRDHREHSDAAAGAGHTGLSPRRRSQSSPCFTTVAPAGAEHADRSESKMPRVEIIAGRHARGVRELIAEAAAAIASGTRLVPAQSGLGGALLLTGSRGGEHVAVIKQLDDTAAPGSPGIGGYESQAVLREVAAFLLDHDGFASVEPTALIKISRPAMPATMASIQRFVAHEYDAGELGPSRFSVASVHRVGILDIRLLNIDRHAGNILVKNPPSSHSASAPPPPLDLVPIDHSLCLPEQLDDPYFEWLHWPQSSLPFSDDELAYVASLDPFKDAETLRAELPSLKEPAIRILTLCTIFLKRAAAVGLCLADIGDMMTREFMAQEEGLSTLEALCKQAHDSVLPPRPPSLPCPPPDGDGVDEGTTSSCGRKHVSFGDLSFAEWAAFLDTFEQLLAAALEAKKRGALLPAPGTTTSP from the coding sequence ATGGCAATCGCGGTCGGCCGCTTCCACGACGTCGATCCCCACGACGTGCGGAGCCGGCACTGCCGCCTCCACTCCGTCGCGCAGCTCGACAGCCCGCTGCTCGACAGGGACCACCGGGAGCAcagcgacgccgccgccggagcgggCCACACCGGCCTGTCCCCGCGGCGCCGGAGCCAGTCCTCCCCGTGCTTCACGACCGTCGCGCCCGCCGGCGCGGAACACGCGGACCGGTCCGAGAGCAAGATGCCGCGCGTGGAGATCATCGCGGGCCGCCACGCCCGCGGCGTGCGCGAGCTCATCGCGGAGGCCGCGGCCGCTATCGCGTCCGGGACGCGGCTTGTCCCCGCGCAGAGCGGCCTCGGCGGGGCGCTGCTGCTCACCggcagccgcggcggcgagcacgTCGCCGTCATCAAGCAGCTCGACGACACCGCGGCCCCGGGGTCGCCCGGGATCGGCGGGTACGAGAGCCAGGCCGTGCTGCGGGAGGTTGCCGCCTTCCTCCTCGACCACGACGGCTTCGCCAGCGTGGAGCCGACCGCGCTGATCAAGATATCGCGCCCCGCGATGCCGGCGACCATGGCGTCGATCCAGCGCTTCGTGGCGCACGAGTACGACGCCGGCGAGCTGGGCCCGTCGCGGTTCTCGGTGGCGTCCGTGCACCGCGTCGGCATCCTCGACATCCGCCTCCTCAACATCGACCGCCACGCGGGCAACATCCTCGTCAAGAACCCGCCGAGCAGCCACAgcgcgtccgcgccgccgccgccgctcgacctCGTGCCCATCGACCACAGCCTCTGCCTGCCGGAGCAGCTGGACGACCCGTACTTCGAGTGGCTGCACTGGCCGCAGTCCTCGCTGCCCTTCTCCGACGACGAGCTGGCGTACGTCGCGTCGCTGGACCCGTTCAAGGACGCCGAGACGCTCCGCGCCGAGCTGCCGTCCCTCAAGGAGCCTGCCATCCGGATCCTCACCCTCTGCACCATCTTCCTGAAGCGCGCGGCCGCGGTGGGGCTCTGCCTCGCCGACATCGGCGACATGATGACCCGCGAGTTCATGGCTCAGGAGGAGGGGCTGAGCACCCTCGAGGCGCTCTGCAAGCAGGCCCACGACTCCGTCctcccgccgcgcccgccctcCCTCCCGTGCCCTCCACccgacggcgacggcgtcgaCGAGGGCACGACCTCCTCCTGCGGGCGGAAGCACGTGTCGTTCGGCGACCTGAGCTTCGCGGAGTGGGCGGCGTTCCTGGATACCTtcgagcagctgctggcggcggcgctcgaGGCCAAGAAGCGCGGCGCCCTACTGCCGGCACCGGGGACGACGACCTCGCCCTGA
- the LOC112891545 gene encoding cationic peroxidase 1-like — translation MVGRQQAAGGSRWRADGGAAAAWWWWVAVVLGHLVASARAGLLETNPGLAYNFYQKSCPSVDSIVRSVTWAQVAANPALPARLLRLHFHDCFVKGCDASILLDNAQSEKTAGPNQSVGGYEVIDAIKAQLEQACPGVVSCADILALAARDAVSYQFKASLWQVETGRRDGTVSLASNTGALPSPFAGFAGVLQSFQNRGLNLTDLVALSGAHTIGVASCSSVTPRLYQGNATNVDPLLDAAYAKTLMSSCPSSSSSGTVNLDGGTAAKFDSRYFTNVLNKQGTLASDAALTQNAAAAQMVQDLTNPIKFYAAFSMSMKKMGRVEVLTGTSGQIRKQCRQVNSS, via the exons ATGGTGGGGAGGCAGCAAGCAGCAGGGGGGTCGCGTTGGCGGGCCGACggtggcgccgcggcggcgtggtggtggtgggTGGCCGTGGTCCTGGGCCATTTAGTGGCGTCCGCGCGGGCGGGGCTCCTCGAGACCAACCCGGGGCTGGCCTACAACTTCTACCAGAAGAGCTGCCCCAGCGTGGACTCCATCGTCCGCAGCGTCACCTGGGCGCAGGTCGCCGCCAACCCCGCGCTCCccgcccgcctcctccgcctccactTCCACGACTGCTTCGTCAAG GGGTGCGACGCGTCGATCCTGCTGGACAACGCGCAGAGCGAGAAGACGGCGGGGCCGAACCAGTCGGTGGGCGGCTACGAGGTGATCGACGCAATCAAGGCGCAGCTGGAGCAAGCGTGCCCGGGCGTCGTGTCCTGCGCCGACATCCTCGCGCTGGCGGCGCGCGACGCCGTCTCGTACCAGTTCAAGGCGTCGCTGTGGCAGGTGGAGACGGGCCGGCGCGACGGCACCGTGTCGCTGGCGTCCAACACGGGCGCCCTGCCGTCCCCGTTCGCGGGCTTCGCTGGCGTCCTCCAGAGCTTCCAGAACCGCGGGCTCAACCTCACGGACCTCGTCGCGCTCTCCGGCGCGCACACCATCGGCGTCGCCAGCTGCTCCAGCGTCACGCCGCGGCTGTACCAGGGGAACGCCACCAACGTGGACCCGCTGCTGGACGCCGCCTACGCCAAGACGCTCATGTCGTCGTGCccctcctcgtcgtcctccggCACCGTGAACCTGGACGGCGGCACGGCGGCCAAGTTCGACAGCAGGTACTTCACCAACGTGCTGAACAAGCAGGGCACGCTGGCCTCCGACGCCGCGCTGACGCAGAACGCCGCCGCGGCGCAGATGGTGCAGGACCTCACCAACCCCATCAAGTTCTACGCCGCCTTCTCCATGTCCATGAAGAAGATGGGCCGCGTCGAGGTGCTCACCGGCACCAGCGGGCAGATCAGGAAGCAGTGCCGCCAGGTCAACAGCTCCTga